Proteins from a single region of Fibrobacter sp. UWB5:
- a CDS encoding MFS transporter, producing MKLTKYQSSIAYLIFVFCSIFVQMGLFVHFQRWLSFSFEGSAFWWRSMLLQVAIFAPSIFMLPAASYFAGRFHKGHVMAWSSVGMLVSVIAVVVCYVAGAEWVAYGLLGLYGIFLAVLTPAKLGIMKEMVESEDLVKINSWYMALSVLGTATAAFFAMGLSGRPDSPVSIDLTLWIYLGLSVVTTIAGFCIKVGERHDNLKMRSPMRNFSATWSHPIVRLSILGLAAFWGVTQIFLILIQSMTDMLNTAVIPVSMFIVTAGYVIGAFSASKASKGFVETGLIPFSAAASAITMFALPLVQNGWIQAILYGVIGWCAGSAFVILRTVIQNFTRPDTAGRIHAVANAIQMALLVLIMGGQTLLLIFTPITLDYCFMILAVILALCFIANLKNNPMALLRAALRFAFAFVFRYKVKVMGVQNIPESGPVLLVGPHFSFIDWAVLQIASPRPLRIASNRNTFADWYQRWFFHGNFLISINRRDPAPAMEEIHKALLNGEAVVIFPEGEVSKTPFVSTFSLDYSKAIEGTEAPIIPFYIQGLWGSRYSHASESVNRPQSFNRIISVGFSKPLPTNATEKEIRHDLELLDTDIWNIAMDHSASIVPLWFKAMRKRRSRMILIDPAGNHVNGYGMIRLCHYLGKVIKSATKNDKNVGFMMPTSRDAALGIMSILGTGKTTVNLNYSAPVDTILGCIEKADLTTVVTTRPFFDKLCGKNPAFAQIAGKCQMIYLDEEEAKMSTVCRFVSAFIIRACPAAILRRLWFTSAKLDDDAVILFSSGSEGTPKGVELTHKNVISNAQQGDHIIKLRRTDVMTTLLPLFHSFGFTMTFMMPLLDGVPMVLCPDPTDIKTLARVCAQYKTTIMMGTPTFLRAIAINRWVHPMCLDSLRYIIAGAEKLRPEMRETFKLKFGKDIYEGYGCTELTPLATLNAPNVLLDDFLTMEKCSDNSSIGMSVPGAICAIIDPETNEFLPNGEEGMLVVTGPQVMRGYLKDKEKTDAVVINIDGRRWYKTGDKCKLTPDGFVQILGRYSRFAKLGGEMISLTAVELRIAESKVMEDCEFAVTAVPDSAKGEKIVLLVKGNVNAEDVSRNLRKAGIPPLMQPGAVFVVENIPKLGSGKWDFNGMKKMALELVEKKA from the coding sequence ATGAAACTTACGAAGTACCAGAGTTCCATTGCGTACCTGATTTTTGTTTTCTGTAGCATTTTTGTGCAAATGGGCTTGTTTGTTCATTTCCAGCGGTGGCTTTCGTTCTCGTTCGAGGGGTCTGCCTTCTGGTGGCGCAGCATGCTGTTGCAGGTAGCCATTTTTGCACCGAGCATCTTTATGCTCCCGGCAGCGAGCTACTTTGCGGGCCGATTCCACAAGGGCCACGTCATGGCGTGGTCCTCGGTGGGAATGCTTGTCTCGGTAATTGCAGTCGTTGTCTGCTATGTGGCGGGCGCCGAATGGGTTGCCTACGGGCTTCTTGGCTTGTACGGTATTTTTCTTGCCGTACTCACTCCGGCAAAGCTTGGCATTATGAAAGAGATGGTCGAAAGCGAGGACTTGGTCAAGATTAACTCTTGGTACATGGCCCTTTCAGTGCTCGGCACCGCGACCGCGGCCTTCTTTGCCATGGGACTTTCGGGCAGGCCCGATTCCCCCGTAAGCATTGACCTTACATTGTGGATTTACCTTGGCTTGAGCGTCGTGACAACCATTGCCGGTTTTTGCATCAAGGTCGGCGAAAGGCATGACAACCTAAAAATGCGCTCCCCCATGCGCAATTTCTCGGCCACCTGGAGCCACCCGATTGTACGCCTCTCGATTCTCGGTCTTGCCGCCTTCTGGGGCGTGACTCAGATTTTCTTGATTTTGATCCAGAGCATGACCGACATGCTGAACACCGCCGTCATTCCGGTTTCGATGTTCATCGTGACCGCCGGCTACGTGATTGGTGCCTTCTCTGCAAGCAAGGCTTCGAAGGGTTTTGTGGAAACGGGCTTGATTCCGTTCTCCGCAGCAGCTTCCGCCATTACCATGTTCGCCCTTCCGCTGGTACAAAACGGCTGGATTCAAGCGATTCTGTATGGTGTGATTGGCTGGTGCGCCGGTTCCGCCTTCGTGATTTTGCGTACCGTGATTCAAAACTTTACGCGCCCCGATACCGCAGGCCGTATTCACGCTGTGGCAAACGCAATCCAGATGGCATTGCTCGTGCTGATTATGGGCGGTCAGACCCTGCTCTTAATCTTTACGCCGATTACGCTGGATTACTGCTTCATGATTTTGGCAGTGATTCTTGCACTCTGCTTTATCGCAAACCTCAAGAACAACCCGATGGCCCTTTTGCGTGCCGCACTCCGCTTTGCGTTCGCCTTTGTATTCCGCTACAAGGTGAAGGTCATGGGCGTGCAGAACATTCCTGAATCGGGCCCGGTTCTTTTGGTGGGGCCGCACTTCAGCTTTATTGACTGGGCTGTGCTCCAGATTGCATCTCCTAGACCGCTCCGTATCGCAAGCAACCGCAACACTTTTGCCGACTGGTACCAGCGCTGGTTCTTCCACGGCAACTTCCTGATCAGCATTAACCGCCGCGATCCGGCGCCCGCTATGGAAGAAATCCACAAGGCCCTCTTGAACGGCGAAGCGGTCGTAATTTTCCCGGAAGGCGAAGTGTCGAAGACTCCGTTCGTATCGACCTTCTCGCTGGACTATTCCAAGGCAATCGAAGGCACCGAAGCTCCGATTATTCCGTTCTACATTCAAGGCCTTTGGGGCAGCCGTTACAGCCACGCCAGCGAAAGCGTGAACCGCCCGCAGTCCTTTAACCGTATCATCAGCGTCGGTTTCTCGAAGCCGCTGCCAACGAACGCGACCGAAAAAGAAATCCGCCACGACCTGGAACTTTTGGATACCGACATTTGGAACATTGCCATGGACCATTCCGCCTCCATTGTTCCGCTGTGGTTCAAGGCCATGCGCAAGCGTCGCAGCCGCATGATTTTGATTGACCCCGCCGGCAACCATGTGAACGGTTACGGAATGATTCGTCTTTGCCATTATCTCGGCAAAGTGATTAAATCTGCAACCAAGAACGACAAGAACGTGGGCTTCATGATGCCCACCAGCCGCGACGCCGCTCTCGGTATCATGTCTATTCTCGGCACCGGCAAGACGACGGTGAACCTGAACTACTCCGCTCCGGTGGATACGATTCTCGGATGCATTGAAAAAGCGGACCTTACCACAGTGGTTACGACCCGTCCCTTCTTCGACAAGCTTTGCGGCAAAAACCCGGCCTTCGCTCAGATTGCCGGCAAATGCCAGATGATTTACCTGGACGAAGAAGAAGCCAAGATGTCGACGGTTTGCCGTTTTGTTTCGGCATTCATTATCCGTGCGTGCCCGGCAGCCATTTTGCGCCGTCTGTGGTTCACCTCGGCCAAACTCGATGACGATGCCGTGATCCTGTTCAGTTCGGGTTCCGAAGGCACGCCGAAGGGTGTTGAACTCACCCACAAGAACGTGATTTCCAACGCCCAGCAAGGTGACCACATTATCAAGCTGCGCCGTACCGACGTGATGACCACCTTGCTCCCGCTGTTCCATTCCTTCGGCTTTACCATGACCTTCATGATGCCGCTGTTGGATGGCGTGCCCATGGTGCTCTGCCCGGATCCGACCGACATCAAGACGCTCGCCCGCGTGTGCGCCCAGTACAAGACCACTATCATGATGGGTACGCCCACGTTCCTGCGTGCTATCGCCATTAACCGCTGGGTCCACCCGATGTGCTTGGATTCTCTGCGTTATATTATCGCCGGTGCCGAAAAGCTCCGCCCCGAAATGCGCGAAACCTTCAAGCTCAAGTTCGGCAAGGACATTTACGAAGGCTATGGTTGCACCGAGCTCACACCGCTAGCAACACTCAACGCCCCGAACGTGTTGCTGGACGACTTCTTGACCATGGAAAAGTGCAGCGACAATTCCAGTATCGGCATGTCGGTGCCGGGAGCCATTTGCGCCATCATCGATCCGGAAACCAACGAGTTCTTGCCCAATGGCGAAGAAGGCATGTTGGTGGTAACCGGTCCGCAGGTGATGAGGGGTTACCTGAAGGACAAGGAAAAGACCGACGCCGTGGTCATCAATATCGATGGCCGCCGCTGGTACAAGACGGGCGACAAGTGCAAGCTCACCCCGGACGGATTCGTACAGATTCTCGGCCGTTACAGCCGCTTTGCCAAACTCGGTGGCGAAATGATTTCTTTGACAGCCGTGGAACTGCGTATTGCAGAATCCAAGGTCATGGAAGACTGCGAATTTGCCGTTACGGCCGTGCCGGATTCCGCCAAGGGCGAAAAGATCGTGCTCCTGGTCAAGGGCAACGTGAACGCCGAAGACGTTTCCCGCAACCTCCGCAAGGCAGGCATTCCGCCGCTCATGCAGCCGGGTGCCGTATTTGTGGTGGAAAACATTCCGAAGCTGGGTTCCGGCAAGTGGGACTTCAACGGAATGAAGAAAATGGCCCTGGAGCTTGTCGAAAAGAAAGCCTAG
- a CDS encoding RidA family protein: protein MDQIVKKVQELGLTLPKCPAPLAAYVPATRNGETIYVSGQLPSINGDFSAFCGSVPTEVSVEKAAEGAAICLMNNVAAALTLLEEDETLRLVQMQGFVQSAAGFHEQPAVLNGASELAVKIFGENGKHARTAVGVSNLPKNVAVEISCTFQVLKAEAKFNGRYGWIEG from the coding sequence ATGGATCAGATTGTTAAAAAGGTTCAAGAATTAGGATTAACACTCCCCAAATGTCCGGCGCCGCTTGCAGCCTATGTTCCCGCCACCCGCAATGGCGAAACGATTTACGTATCAGGCCAGCTACCTTCGATTAACGGAGATTTTTCGGCATTCTGCGGTTCTGTTCCGACTGAAGTTTCTGTTGAGAAGGCTGCCGAAGGCGCCGCCATTTGCCTGATGAACAACGTTGCCGCCGCACTCACGCTGCTGGAAGAAGACGAAACGCTTCGACTCGTGCAAATGCAGGGTTTTGTGCAGTCTGCCGCCGGATTCCACGAACAGCCGGCCGTACTGAATGGCGCCAGCGAACTTGCCGTAAAGATTTTTGGTGAAAACGGAAAGCATGCCCGTACCGCTGTGGGCGTATCGAATTTGCCCAAGAACGTGGCGGTCGAAATCAGCTGCACTTTCCAAGTTTTAAAGGCTGAAGCCAAGTTCAATGGCCGTTACGGCTGGATTGAAGGCTAA
- the ilvB gene encoding biosynthetic-type acetolactate synthase large subunit has product MANSPLSGAEVIIECLKREGIDTIFGYPGGSAIPMFDAILDSNIKVVLTRHEQGATHMADGYARQTGKVGVALVTSGPGATNTFTGIYTALMDSSPIVVLAAQTTTPNLGKDAFQECDTSGMTFAAVKHSYLVKDSNDLPRIMKEAFHIARSGRPGPVLIDLPKDVTAGPCTAPFTDKMDLPGYKIPSYASTESIEKAAEYLKKSKKPLLLVGHGAMISGASRQVKELAEKLNAPVCCTLLGLGTFPTDHELSLGMLGMHGTVYANKAVLDCDLILSIGSRWDDRITGKLDVFCKDAIKMHIDIDPAEEGKVLQPDVFMCGDAKLVLEQLLPLVGKLDTAEWVKTCQSWKKRFPLTYPKQGGLRMQHIVQTVSDLTQGKAIVTTDVGQHQMWVAQFFHTNYPRQLHSSGGAGTMGFGLPSCIGAAFGNTTGWPVVTFCGDGGFQMTEAELATAAIHKLPIKIFVMDNKYLGMVRQWQDMFYDKRYSCVDMKGNPDFVKLAEAYGILGLRIKRSADAERVIQKALEYNEGPVLIHCECEKEDNVFPMIPAGAPITSMITEQPKTQLEKPTGST; this is encoded by the coding sequence ATGGCAAATTCTCCATTAAGTGGCGCAGAGGTGATTATTGAATGCCTCAAGCGCGAAGGAATTGATACCATTTTCGGTTATCCCGGTGGATCGGCCATCCCGATGTTCGATGCCATTCTGGATTCCAATATTAAAGTAGTGTTGACCCGCCACGAACAGGGTGCTACCCACATGGCCGACGGTTACGCTCGCCAGACCGGCAAGGTCGGCGTCGCTCTCGTCACCAGCGGCCCGGGTGCCACCAACACCTTTACCGGTATCTACACCGCCCTTATGGATTCTAGCCCGATCGTGGTTCTTGCCGCTCAGACGACTACTCCGAACTTGGGTAAGGACGCCTTCCAGGAATGCGATACCAGCGGTATGACTTTTGCTGCTGTGAAGCATTCTTACTTGGTGAAGGACTCCAACGACTTGCCGCGCATTATGAAGGAAGCCTTCCACATTGCACGCAGCGGCCGTCCGGGCCCCGTGCTTATTGACTTGCCGAAGGATGTGACTGCAGGCCCCTGCACCGCTCCGTTCACCGACAAGATGGACCTTCCGGGTTACAAGATCCCGAGCTACGCTTCTACCGAAAGCATCGAAAAGGCTGCTGAATACTTGAAGAAGTCCAAGAAGCCGCTCTTGCTCGTGGGTCACGGCGCCATGATTTCCGGCGCTAGCCGCCAGGTGAAGGAACTCGCCGAAAAGCTGAATGCCCCGGTGTGCTGCACCTTGCTCGGCCTTGGCACTTTCCCGACCGACCATGAACTTTCTCTCGGTATGCTCGGCATGCACGGCACCGTGTACGCCAACAAGGCCGTTCTCGATTGCGACTTGATTCTTTCGATCGGTAGCCGCTGGGACGACCGTATTACCGGTAAGCTTGACGTTTTCTGTAAGGACGCCATCAAGATGCACATTGACATCGACCCTGCCGAAGAAGGCAAGGTGTTGCAGCCGGATGTGTTCATGTGCGGCGACGCAAAGCTCGTTCTGGAACAGCTCTTGCCGCTCGTGGGTAAGCTCGACACCGCCGAATGGGTGAAGACTTGCCAGTCTTGGAAGAAGCGTTTCCCGCTGACCTACCCGAAGCAGGGCGGTCTCCGTATGCAGCATATTGTTCAGACGGTTAGCGACCTCACGCAGGGCAAGGCCATTGTCACGACTGACGTGGGACAGCACCAGATGTGGGTGGCACAGTTCTTCCACACCAATTATCCGCGCCAGCTCCACTCCAGTGGCGGTGCAGGCACCATGGGCTTCGGCCTCCCGTCTTGCATTGGCGCCGCTTTCGGCAACACGACCGGTTGGCCGGTGGTGACCTTCTGCGGTGACGGTGGTTTCCAGATGACCGAAGCAGAACTTGCAACGGCCGCCATCCACAAGCTTCCCATCAAGATTTTCGTGATGGACAACAAGTACCTGGGCATGGTGCGCCAGTGGCAGGACATGTTCTACGACAAGCGTTACAGCTGCGTGGACATGAAGGGCAACCCCGACTTCGTGAAGCTCGCTGAAGCTTACGGTATTCTGGGGCTTCGCATCAAGCGTAGCGCCGACGCCGAACGCGTGATCCAGAAGGCTTTGGAATACAACGAAGGCCCGGTGCTCATTCACTGCGAATGCGAAAAGGAAGACAACGTGTTCCCGATGATTCCGGCCGGTGCTCCGATTACGAGCATGATTACCGAACAGCCGAAGACTCAACTTGAAAAGCCCACGGGATCGACCTAA
- the ilvN gene encoding acetolactate synthase small subunit → MLKDKAHSISLLVANRPGVLVRIALVFSRRGYNIDSLVVSPTLDPNFSRMNIIAHGNPEILMQIIKQLEKLVDVVQAKDHTDTDAVEKELALIKVRCTPDQRTEILQLCDHFHANTVDMTATSMIIQITGNSQKVDTLKSLLQKFEIVEYIRTGKVIMLRGEEQT, encoded by the coding sequence ATGTTAAAGGATAAAGCACATTCTATTAGTTTGTTAGTTGCAAACCGCCCGGGCGTGCTCGTGCGCATCGCCCTCGTGTTCTCCCGCCGTGGTTACAATATCGATTCCCTGGTGGTCTCCCCCACGCTCGACCCGAACTTTAGCCGCATGAACATCATCGCTCACGGTAATCCCGAGATCTTGATGCAGATTATCAAGCAGCTCGAAAAGCTCGTGGACGTGGTGCAGGCCAAGGACCATACCGATACCGACGCCGTGGAAAAGGAACTCGCACTGATCAAGGTGCGTTGCACTCCGGACCAGCGTACCGAAATTCTGCAGCTTTGCGACCACTTCCACGCCAATACCGTGGACATGACCGCTACTTCGATGATCATCCAGATCACCGGAAACAGCCAGAAGGTCGACACGCTCAAGAGCCTGTTGCAGAAGTTCGAAATCGTCGAATATATTCGCACGGGTAAGGTTATCATGTTGCGTGGTGAAGAGCAGACGTAG
- a CDS encoding radical SAM protein: MNLVLCLTEQCNLRCSYCYYKDTQSARHNVMDDETLEQAIRMGLERSLFFRQTYLNITFFGGEPLLRKDAIFKGVNIAKAFVAEAIDKGEAPSNFKLNFAVNTNGTLFDDSFFDYCEREHFRIYLSLDGPEYHHDIARRTVNNGGSFKDIEKYIPRFVKLGAVALSTVTRAHIETLAESVKWLHEQGFRSLTTSVDFDGKWSGEDFDRLALQYQKMALYWKECREKGDKMFLGTIQDKVKLYLANLRYRQYSCHVYNGAIGVATNGNMFPCTRFITSNENPPYLQGNVFTGFNEEACEQIRQFLDSDKKECEGCEIRYRCCAHECACTSFYSTGTIEGVSPEVCTHERMLAELCDNLMIKNLD; the protein is encoded by the coding sequence ATGAATTTAGTTCTATGCCTTACGGAACAGTGCAACTTGCGCTGTTCCTATTGTTATTACAAGGACACGCAATCTGCCCGTCATAACGTGATGGACGACGAAACGCTCGAGCAGGCAATTCGCATGGGGCTAGAACGTAGCCTGTTTTTCAGGCAGACTTATTTGAACATCACTTTTTTCGGCGGAGAACCGTTACTGCGCAAAGACGCCATTTTTAAGGGCGTAAACATCGCCAAAGCTTTCGTTGCTGAGGCCATAGACAAAGGCGAAGCGCCAAGCAACTTCAAGCTCAACTTTGCAGTAAACACCAACGGTACGCTCTTTGACGACTCTTTCTTTGATTATTGCGAGCGAGAGCATTTTCGCATTTACCTGTCGCTCGACGGTCCGGAATACCACCACGACATTGCGCGCCGTACCGTAAACAACGGCGGCAGTTTCAAGGACATCGAGAAATACATTCCGCGATTCGTAAAGCTAGGCGCAGTCGCCTTAAGCACCGTGACACGCGCCCACATCGAGACCCTTGCCGAAAGCGTGAAGTGGTTACACGAACAAGGATTCAGGAGCCTTACCACAAGCGTCGACTTTGATGGCAAATGGAGCGGTGAAGACTTTGACAGGCTCGCCTTACAATACCAGAAGATGGCCTTGTACTGGAAGGAATGCCGCGAAAAAGGCGACAAGATGTTCCTGGGCACGATTCAGGACAAAGTAAAATTATACCTTGCGAATTTGCGGTACAGACAATATTCCTGCCACGTATACAACGGGGCAATTGGAGTCGCGACAAACGGCAACATGTTCCCGTGCACCAGGTTCATCACCTCAAACGAGAATCCGCCTTACTTACAAGGTAACGTCTTTACCGGATTTAACGAAGAAGCCTGCGAACAAATTAGACAGTTCCTGGACAGCGACAAAAAGGAATGCGAAGGTTGCGAAATTCGCTACCGCTGTTGCGCGCACGAATGCGCCTGCACTTCTTTTTACAGTACGGGTACGATTGAGGGCGTATCGCCTGAAGTCTGCACGCACGAACGCATGCTCGCAGAGCTCTGTGATAATCTAATGATTAAAAACTTGGATTAG
- a CDS encoding GTP-binding protein, producing the protein MKKSVPITLLTGYLGAGKTTLLNFVLNNQQGYHVAVIVNDIGEVNIDQTLIEKGGNITKEDSGKVVPLSNGCICCSLKTDLLEQIAELLEMGKFDYILIEASGICEPIPIAQTICMAGAQLQSRDGRPLPCHLDNIVSVVDVARLADEFAGGQKLLSKDLEEEDIANLLIQQIEFCNTIVMNKVDSLSKTDLEHVKAVVRALQPEAKMIETNYGKVEMKDILDTKQFDFEKVGNSAAWAKELMKETSPEDEDDDDHDEHEHHHHDDDHDEHEHHHHDHDDHDHEDHSHCDHEHGVCHCGHHHDKDHPHGDEYGISTFVYERRRPLIRERFEVLLDDYPTSIIRTKGLVWFEDERDNSYLFEQAGKQASAQNFGPWFASESEAEQKRILRENPDLLKVWDEKYGDRIIRLVFIGQHMDKKKIIAAMDSCLGE; encoded by the coding sequence ATGAAAAAGTCAGTACCTATTACGCTGCTCACCGGTTACCTCGGAGCCGGAAAAACCACCCTCCTCAATTTTGTACTTAATAACCAGCAGGGTTACCACGTCGCCGTCATCGTGAATGACATCGGCGAAGTGAACATCGACCAGACCCTCATCGAAAAGGGCGGAAACATCACTAAGGAAGACTCCGGCAAGGTGGTGCCGCTTTCGAACGGTTGCATCTGCTGCAGCCTGAAGACCGACCTCTTGGAACAAATCGCCGAACTTCTGGAAATGGGCAAGTTCGACTACATCTTGATTGAAGCGAGCGGTATTTGCGAACCCATTCCTATCGCACAGACTATTTGCATGGCCGGCGCCCAGTTGCAGAGCCGCGACGGCCGTCCGCTCCCCTGCCACCTGGACAACATCGTGTCCGTAGTAGACGTGGCACGTCTCGCCGACGAATTCGCTGGCGGCCAGAAGCTTTTGTCCAAGGATCTTGAAGAAGAAGACATCGCGAACTTGCTCATCCAGCAGATTGAATTCTGCAACACCATCGTGATGAACAAGGTTGATAGTTTGTCCAAAACCGACCTCGAGCACGTGAAGGCCGTGGTTCGCGCATTGCAGCCCGAAGCCAAGATGATCGAGACGAATTACGGCAAGGTCGAAATGAAGGATATCTTGGACACCAAGCAGTTCGACTTCGAAAAGGTCGGCAACTCCGCCGCTTGGGCCAAGGAACTCATGAAAGAAACGTCTCCTGAAGACGAAGACGACGATGACCATGACGAGCATGAACACCATCATCACGATGATGATCATGACGAACACGAGCATCACCACCATGATCATGATGACCACGACCATGAAGATCACAGCCACTGCGATCACGAACACGGCGTGTGCCATTGCGGCCACCACCACGACAAGGACCATCCGCATGGTGACGAATACGGCATCAGTACGTTCGTGTACGAACGCCGCCGTCCGCTGATTCGTGAACGCTTCGAAGTGTTGCTCGACGACTACCCGACCAGCATCATCCGCACCAAGGGTCTCGTGTGGTTCGAAGACGAACGCGATAACAGCTACCTGTTCGAACAGGCCGGCAAGCAGGCTTCTGCCCAGAATTTCGGACCTTGGTTCGCCAGCGAAAGCGAAGCCGAACAGAAGCGCATTCTGCGCGAAAATCCGGATTTGCTCAAGGTGTGGGACGAAAAGTACGGCGACCGCATTATTCGTCTTGTCTTCATTGGCCAGCACATGGACAAGAAGAAGATTATCGCCGCAATGGATTCTTGCCTCGGAGAGTAA
- the tatA gene encoding twin-arginine translocase TatA/TatE family subunit: MSIGIPEIILIVVVVLLLFGAKRIPELARSLGKAQNEYKKAKDALKEEAEDLQKTVEKAAEAEDKK; the protein is encoded by the coding sequence ATGTCTATCGGAATTCCTGAAATCATCTTGATTGTGGTCGTGGTGCTTTTGCTGTTCGGGGCAAAGCGCATTCCTGAACTCGCCCGCTCGCTCGGCAAGGCCCAGAACGAATACAAGAAGGCAAAGGACGCCCTGAAGGAAGAAGCCGAGGACTTGCAGAAGACTGTCGAGAAGGCTGCCGAAGCCGAAGACAAGAAGTAA
- the tatC gene encoding twin-arginine translocase subunit TatC translates to MQDAESSLVSHLEALRRVLIRSFAALAIGIVPLFFASPYVLDWFCEQITLQSGITLHYFSPMEVFLLQLKIAALLDVVLFSPYIAWNIWQFVLPALYEKEKRFIRSIVGLTSALFIAGVAFCLIVCFPLIVQFGMSFAGETLTPVFGVSNLISLALWLSLAFGCMFQFPLVTYALIRGGIVSYETVCDKRPYVVVGILVVAALLTPPDIVSQIILGAPTYLLFEAGLLAARRFKKKSPDQNA, encoded by the coding sequence ATGCAAGACGCGGAATCTAGTTTAGTTTCTCACCTGGAAGCGCTCCGGCGAGTGCTGATCCGTTCATTTGCCGCGCTTGCGATTGGCATTGTCCCGCTCTTTTTTGCTTCGCCCTACGTCCTGGACTGGTTTTGCGAACAAATTACCTTACAGAGCGGAATCACGCTGCATTACTTTTCTCCGATGGAAGTATTCCTGCTGCAACTTAAGATTGCAGCCCTCCTGGACGTCGTTTTATTTTCTCCTTATATCGCCTGGAACATTTGGCAGTTCGTGCTGCCCGCGCTTTACGAAAAAGAAAAGCGATTCATCCGCTCGATTGTCGGGCTTACAAGCGCACTGTTTATTGCGGGCGTCGCATTCTGCCTGATTGTCTGTTTTCCGTTGATTGTGCAGTTCGGCATGAGCTTTGCGGGCGAAACACTGACGCCTGTATTTGGCGTTTCGAACTTGATTTCGCTTGCGCTCTGGCTTTCGCTTGCATTCGGCTGTATGTTCCAATTCCCGCTGGTGACGTACGCCTTGATTCGCGGTGGCATCGTGAGCTACGAAACCGTTTGCGATAAGCGGCCTTACGTTGTCGTCGGGATTCTCGTGGTGGCAGCCCTGCTCACGCCGCCCGATATTGTAAGCCAGATTATCCTGGGCGCGCCGACTTACCTGCTTTTTGAAGCCGGACTTTTGGCCGCAAGGCGCTTTAAAAAGAAATCTCCTGACCAAAACGCCTGA
- a CDS encoding TIGR02147 family protein, with protein MKPIIEYSDFRQYLLDYYEERKRISAFSWREFSKVAGFTSSSYMKVVCDGKSKLSKIGVERVAAAIGLTGFELDYFRAMVKFGQAANEETKKAAYRDMLAIAKVHKVRVLEGDLFAYYDTWRNPMMRELAPLMPGATPGEMAKMCYAETSAQEVRESLDFLTRTGLLKKEKDGAFKQSETSVSGTPDATRLALRGMHRQMAQLAAPALELPATERNFSGVTMGVSRESYDRIVKALDDCRRQIIAIAAEDKGIEQVYRLNLQLFPLTKSVKESKNEEA; from the coding sequence ATGAAACCGATTATCGAATATTCAGACTTTCGCCAGTATCTGCTGGACTACTACGAGGAGCGCAAGCGCATTTCCGCTTTCTCGTGGCGCGAATTCTCGAAAGTCGCAGGCTTCACCTCTTCTTCTTATATGAAGGTGGTGTGCGACGGAAAAAGCAAGCTCAGCAAGATTGGTGTGGAACGCGTTGCCGCGGCAATAGGACTCACGGGGTTTGAGCTCGACTATTTCCGCGCGATGGTCAAGTTCGGCCAGGCCGCAAACGAAGAAACCAAGAAAGCCGCGTACCGCGACATGCTCGCGATTGCGAAGGTGCATAAGGTGCGCGTGTTGGAAGGGGACTTGTTCGCCTATTACGACACTTGGCGCAACCCCATGATGCGTGAACTTGCCCCGCTGATGCCCGGCGCTACCCCGGGCGAGATGGCCAAGATGTGCTACGCCGAGACATCGGCTCAGGAAGTCCGCGAATCGCTTGATTTTTTGACTAGGACCGGGCTCCTCAAGAAAGAAAAGGACGGCGCCTTCAAACAGTCCGAAACGTCTGTGAGCGGCACCCCTGATGCAACCAGGCTTGCACTCCGCGGAATGCACCGCCAGATGGCACAGCTCGCCGCTCCGGCTCTTGAGTTGCCGGCAACCGAACGCAACTTCAGCGGCGTCACCATGGGAGTGTCTCGCGAGAGCTATGACCGCATTGTCAAGGCACTGGACGATTGCCGCCGACAGATTATCGCAATTGCTGCCGAAGACAAAGGCATCGAACAGGTTTACCGTTTGAATTTACAATTATTCCCGCTTACTAAAAGCGTAAAGGAGAGCAAAAATGAAGAAGCTTAA